One segment of Streptosporangium brasiliense DNA contains the following:
- a CDS encoding aldo/keto reductase has protein sequence MRTRHIGGVPVSAVGLGAMPLSIEGRPDDRRAVATIHAALDAGVTLIDTADSYHWHAGESGHNEELVARALAAYGGGTAEVLVATKGGRGRPGDGSWTVDGSPDHLKRACEASLKRLGVDTIGLYQLHKPDPAVPWADSVGALAELLDEGKIRMAGVSNADAGQIRQAHDILGGRLASVQNRFSPAVRAGEPELRLCEELGVAFLPWSPLGGISRSSLDGRSRSGVPDPAYAAFHAVAREHGVSPQQVCLAWLLARSPATVPIPGASRPETARDSAAAAGLVLGADEITLLEAAESR, from the coding sequence ATGCGTACCCGCCACATCGGCGGCGTCCCGGTCAGCGCCGTCGGACTGGGCGCCATGCCCCTGTCGATCGAGGGGCGGCCGGACGACCGCCGGGCGGTCGCCACCATCCACGCCGCGCTCGACGCCGGCGTGACGCTGATCGACACCGCCGACTCCTACCACTGGCACGCCGGCGAGAGCGGCCACAACGAGGAGCTGGTCGCCCGCGCGCTCGCCGCGTACGGCGGCGGCACCGCGGAGGTGCTCGTCGCCACCAAGGGCGGCCGGGGCCGGCCGGGCGACGGCTCGTGGACGGTCGACGGCTCACCGGACCACCTCAAGCGGGCCTGCGAGGCGTCGCTCAAGCGGCTCGGCGTCGACACGATCGGGCTGTACCAGCTCCACAAGCCGGACCCCGCCGTCCCCTGGGCCGACTCCGTCGGCGCGCTGGCCGAGCTGCTCGACGAGGGCAAGATCCGCATGGCCGGCGTCTCCAACGCCGACGCCGGGCAGATCCGCCAGGCGCACGACATCCTGGGCGGCAGGCTGGCCTCGGTGCAGAACCGGTTCTCCCCGGCCGTCCGCGCCGGCGAGCCGGAGCTGCGCCTCTGCGAGGAGCTGGGCGTCGCGTTCCTGCCCTGGAGCCCGCTCGGCGGCATCTCCCGCAGCTCGCTCGACGGCCGGTCCCGCTCCGGCGTGCCCGACCCGGCGTACGCCGCCTTCCACGCGGTCGCGCGCGAGCACGGGGTGAGCCCGCAGCAGGTCTGTCTCGCCTGGCTGCTGGCCCGGTCCCCGGCCACCGTCCCGATCCCCGGGGCCAGCCGCCCCGAGACGGCCCGCGACTCCGCGGCGGCCGCCGGCCTGGTGCTCGGCGCGGACGAGATCACCCTGCTGGAGGCCGCCGAAAGCCGGTAG
- a CDS encoding NAD-dependent epimerase/dehydratase family protein: MKEVCVIGGSRYFGRHLVAGLRDRGVDVTLVNRGSQAPPPGVTHVVADRDDERGLARALGTRTFDVVVDQVCNTPLQAAVAARVFAGRTGRYVMTSTIEVYDHSPAGGVPAAAPGTPMAETAVDPELWPVDPGLPWHDRAFLENQYGEGKRQAEAVFTREAAFPFVTVRSGHVMGGGPADFTGRLRHYVERIRAGRPIVVHRDNHPSSFVHHREIAEFLRWTAGADFTGAVNARSHGEFDVFELCDRIASHTAARPVYDRSGGAEVSPYSFGHYYGMDNSRAGRLGFAFSHTRDWLPDAVAQAL; the protein is encoded by the coding sequence ATGAAAGAGGTATGCGTCATCGGCGGCAGCCGCTACTTCGGCCGGCACCTGGTCGCAGGGCTACGGGACCGGGGCGTCGACGTCACGCTCGTCAACCGCGGCTCGCAGGCGCCGCCCCCGGGCGTGACCCACGTCGTGGCCGACCGCGACGACGAGCGGGGGCTCGCCCGGGCACTGGGCACCCGTACCTTCGACGTGGTCGTCGACCAGGTGTGCAACACGCCGCTCCAGGCCGCCGTCGCCGCGCGGGTCTTCGCCGGCCGCACCGGACGGTATGTGATGACCTCGACCATCGAGGTCTACGACCACTCCCCGGCCGGCGGCGTCCCCGCGGCCGCTCCCGGCACCCCGATGGCCGAGACGGCCGTCGACCCGGAGCTGTGGCCGGTGGATCCGGGCCTGCCCTGGCACGACCGGGCGTTCCTGGAGAACCAGTACGGCGAGGGCAAGCGGCAGGCCGAAGCGGTCTTCACCCGCGAGGCCGCGTTCCCCTTCGTCACCGTGCGGTCCGGTCACGTCATGGGCGGCGGCCCGGCCGACTTCACCGGCAGGCTCCGGCACTACGTCGAACGGATCCGCGCGGGCCGCCCCATCGTGGTCCACCGTGACAACCATCCGTCGTCGTTCGTCCACCACAGGGAGATCGCCGAGTTCCTGCGGTGGACGGCGGGCGCCGACTTCACCGGCGCCGTCAACGCCCGTTCCCACGGTGAGTTCGACGTCTTCGAGCTGTGCGACCGGATCGCCTCGCACACCGCCGCCCGGCCGGTCTACGACAGGTCCGGGGGCGCCGAGGTCTCGCCGTACTCGTTCGGCCACTACTACGGCATGGACAACAGCCGGGCCGGCCGGCTCGGCTTCGCCTTCTCCCACACCCGCGACTGGCTGCCGGACGCCGTCGCCCAAGCACTGTGA
- a CDS encoding LysR family transcriptional regulator, with protein sequence MIDVQRLRILREVARHGSFSRAAAALLLTPSAVSQQIAALERTLGTPVVHRSTRGAVLTEPGRLLVEAAETISAELRHTQEQIDRFTTGRATLTVATFTSGGRYLLPAALARFTADHPEVELTVLEHEPEGSLPMIREGRADIALAYHFDSPPPVRPGDRSRLTWTPLMEDPMSVVVPAGHRLAGRASVDLAEIVAERWVLGCLKTGDFLHRYATLAGSELRVSASTTDYFFAQVLVAAGVGIAMIPEVALRPSAELVAVPVGPPRPARYIGVAVARRRLTRPHVAALAEALRLAVPGGAVHCGG encoded by the coding sequence ATGATCGATGTCCAGCGGCTGCGGATCCTGCGCGAGGTCGCCCGGCACGGCAGCTTCAGCCGGGCCGCCGCCGCGCTGCTGCTCACCCCGTCGGCGGTCTCCCAGCAGATCGCCGCGCTGGAGCGGACGCTCGGGACGCCGGTGGTCCACCGCAGCACCCGCGGGGCGGTGCTCACCGAGCCGGGCCGGCTGCTCGTCGAGGCCGCCGAGACGATCTCGGCGGAGCTGCGGCACACCCAGGAACAGATCGACCGGTTCACGACCGGCCGCGCCACCCTCACCGTCGCGACGTTCACCAGCGGAGGCCGTTATCTGCTGCCGGCCGCGCTCGCCCGCTTCACCGCCGATCACCCGGAGGTCGAGCTGACCGTGCTGGAGCACGAGCCGGAGGGCAGCCTGCCGATGATCCGTGAGGGGCGGGCCGACATCGCGCTGGCCTACCACTTCGACAGTCCGCCGCCGGTCCGGCCCGGCGACCGCTCGCGCCTGACGTGGACGCCGCTGATGGAGGACCCGATGTCCGTCGTCGTGCCCGCCGGCCACCGGCTCGCCGGCCGCGCGTCGGTCGACCTGGCCGAGATCGTCGCCGAGCGATGGGTGCTGGGCTGCCTCAAGACCGGGGACTTCCTCCACCGCTACGCCACACTCGCCGGCTCCGAGCTGCGCGTCTCGGCCAGCACCACCGACTACTTCTTCGCCCAGGTGCTGGTCGCCGCCGGCGTGGGCATCGCGATGATCCCCGAGGTCGCGCTCCGGCCGTCGGCGGAACTGGTGGCCGTACCGGTCGGGCCGCCGCGCCCCGCCCGCTACATCGGGGTGGCCGTCGCGCGCCGGCGCCTGACGCGGCCGCACGTCGCCGCGCTCGCCGAGGCGCTGCGCCTGGCCGTGCCCGGCGGCGCGGTCCACTGCGGCGGGTGA
- a CDS encoding DUF6609 family protein translates to MIPLLALDAVPPHPYPLIRGGGLFLIFVGLGFLLGWIFPSKWIPLGIGGFVTGFVASGLSALLKPSLGTPSLVQIAALVVSFVVEAGLIYYVVTTFKDRDDRTMILSILFVVGLHFVIMGMAHGPLIAILGVVTSLNAWIGLKVTPRSPLRLVGGIDALLKVGVGSWMLFLHPALTYT, encoded by the coding sequence ATGATCCCCCTGCTCGCACTGGACGCCGTCCCGCCCCACCCCTATCCGCTGATCCGTGGCGGCGGCCTCTTCCTCATCTTCGTCGGCCTCGGCTTCCTGCTCGGCTGGATCTTCCCCAGCAAGTGGATACCGCTCGGCATCGGCGGGTTCGTCACCGGATTCGTCGCCAGCGGTCTCAGCGCGCTGCTGAAGCCGTCCCTGGGCACGCCCTCCCTGGTGCAGATCGCCGCACTGGTCGTCTCCTTCGTCGTCGAGGCCGGTCTCATCTACTACGTGGTCACCACGTTCAAGGACCGGGATGACCGGACCATGATCCTGAGCATCCTGTTCGTGGTCGGCCTGCACTTCGTCATCATGGGGATGGCGCACGGGCCGCTGATCGCGATCCTCGGCGTGGTGACGTCGCTGAACGCCTGGATCGGGCTGAAGGTGACGCCGAGGTCGCCGCTCCGCCTGGTGGGCGGCATCGACGCGCTGCTGAAGGTCGGAGTGGGCTCCTGGATGCTGTTCCTCCACCCCGCGCTCACCTACACGTGA
- a CDS encoding SigE family RNA polymerase sigma factor, with translation MDAAEERRFREFVSARSPALMRLAYLLTGGDQHAAEDLLQTALARTVVRWRSVGTPEAYVRRAMYRQQVSWWRRRRETVIAQPPDRAVADGTHGVELQLVMRRALARLTARQRAVLILRYYEDLPEAEVADILGCSVGTVRSTAHRSLARLRELAPELREPYTIFGEATA, from the coding sequence GTGGACGCCGCAGAGGAGCGACGGTTCCGCGAATTCGTCTCGGCGCGGTCCCCCGCGCTGATGCGCCTGGCCTACCTGCTGACCGGTGGCGACCAGCACGCGGCGGAGGACCTGCTGCAGACCGCGCTGGCCAGAACGGTCGTCAGGTGGCGGAGCGTGGGCACACCCGAGGCATACGTCCGGCGGGCGATGTACCGCCAGCAGGTCTCCTGGTGGCGGCGGCGACGGGAGACGGTCATCGCCCAGCCGCCCGACCGGGCCGTGGCCGATGGCACGCACGGGGTCGAGCTGCAGCTGGTCATGCGTCGCGCGCTGGCCCGGCTGACGGCCCGGCAGCGGGCCGTGCTGATCCTGCGCTACTACGAGGACCTGCCGGAGGCCGAGGTGGCCGACATCCTCGGCTGTTCGGTGGGCACGGTCCGCAGCACCGCCCACCGCTCCCTGGCCAGGTTGCGCGAGCTCGCACCCGAGCTGCGGGAGCCGTACACGATCTTCGGGGAGGCCACGGCATGA
- a CDS encoding GNAT family N-acetyltransferase — translation MTFDWAPLTRDDAGSWAELLAEVERADRVGENYGAGDLADDLDNPLLDLAEGTLAAWDGDRMVAFGVTACRPTADPVHKMTLWGAVHPAYRRRGLGGHLLDWAVRTTPVLHGRRFPGRPLELHLHAFDSNEGAAALAVRKGMTPARWFYGMSRDLGVAPPAAVLPGGLEIVTCRGDLQEAAREVYNASFADHWGSTPHTPESWRRAVVGVRAFRPESSFLVRDRSGGSVAVLLTYYYEADTEATGVREAWIQIIGTLREWRGKGVAGALLAHALAEFRAQGYAKAGLGVDADNPTGALGVYTRAGFEVEQRTTTYTLPIG, via the coding sequence ATGACGTTCGACTGGGCTCCGCTGACCAGGGACGACGCGGGTAGCTGGGCGGAACTGCTCGCCGAGGTCGAGAGGGCGGACCGGGTCGGGGAGAACTACGGCGCCGGTGACCTCGCCGACGACCTCGACAACCCGCTGCTCGACCTGGCCGAGGGCACCCTGGCCGCGTGGGACGGGGACAGGATGGTGGCCTTCGGCGTCACCGCCTGCCGCCCCACCGCCGACCCGGTCCACAAGATGACCCTGTGGGGCGCGGTCCACCCGGCGTACCGGCGCCGCGGCCTCGGCGGCCACCTGCTCGATTGGGCCGTCCGCACCACGCCGGTGCTGCACGGACGCCGCTTCCCCGGCCGGCCGCTCGAACTCCACCTCCACGCCTTCGACAGCAACGAGGGCGCGGCCGCGCTGGCCGTCCGGAAGGGGATGACCCCGGCCCGGTGGTTCTACGGCATGAGCCGCGACCTGGGCGTGGCACCGCCCGCGGCCGTCCTGCCCGGCGGCCTGGAGATCGTCACCTGTCGCGGGGATCTCCAGGAGGCCGCCCGCGAGGTGTACAACGCATCCTTCGCCGACCACTGGGGCAGCACCCCCCACACCCCGGAGAGCTGGAGGCGCGCCGTCGTCGGTGTGCGGGCATTCCGTCCAGAGAGCTCCTTCCTCGTCCGGGACCGGTCGGGCGGGAGCGTGGCGGTGCTGCTCACCTACTACTACGAGGCCGACACCGAGGCCACCGGGGTCCGCGAGGCGTGGATCCAGATCATCGGCACCCTGCGGGAGTGGCGGGGCAAGGGGGTGGCCGGCGCGCTGCTCGCCCACGCCCTCGCCGAGTTCCGCGCCCAGGGCTACGCGAAGGCCGGGCTGGGGGTGGACGCCGACAACCCGACCGGCGCCCTGGGGGTCTACACCCGCGCCGGATTCGAGGTCGAGCAGCGCACGACCACCTACACCCTGCCGATCGGCTGA